The region TGTTTAGCTGTTCTGGAGTGTTTATCGAATATTTTGAGGGCCCTCCGGATGGGGTCCTGCTTGTCTTCTGAAAGCAGGAGCCCGCATCCATGTTCTCCCATGTCTGCTATTGGGATTCAGAAGAAGAAGAGCTTCAAGAGGAAGGCAGTGTCTCGGAATTCTTCTTTTGATTGCCGGAAGGAGGACCATTTGCACCGGATTCCAGGGCGTAGGTTCTTGAATGGCTCCAGTGAGGTGGCTACCCTCTTTAGTCAGCAGGGGAAGAAAGGAACAAATCAAGACGCGATGATTGTTTGGGAGGTGTGTACTCGTATTTGCATCTCCATTAGGCACATAATTATACTGTTGCATCACTAATCATCTTTTAGGCTAATTAAATAGACTATGTTTGAATCCCAGCCAAGTTGTCTCCCAGActccttggtttgagccggtcagctttGGGCAACCTAagctagtttacctccttgtggtcctttgtcagctagggtcacaatgcggggtttacccagtgcacaccctcgggtagtggctgcaggtttccctcgtcaccccaaATAGACTATGTTTCATAAGCATCAAAGTATCATAGGTAGAGCACTGCAACTGAAAGAACTAAAAGGATTCACTGAAGTAGGTATTCTTTAGATAATAGACATTGGTGCTTTGCCGACATGACTAGCATACAACTACTCAATCTATTCTCCAATGCCTAGGGCCTTTCACTTTTGTTTCTGTATATAATTTTCCCGTTTTCTGGCTTTTGCGTGTTCTTTTAAGATGATTTCTTTTCCTGTGAGAAGGAATGGTTAAATGATCCttgtattattaaaattttcagaatTTTGGGTCAAGAACAGACACCGTCTTTTGTGGTGTTTTTGATGGCCATGGTCCTCATGGTCACATGGTTGCAAAGCGAGTGAGAGACTCTCTACCCTTGAAATTAAGCGCGCACTGGGAAGTTAATACTAAAAGCCAGGACGTCCTTAGAGAGATTAACCTGAATTCTGTGGATAGCTTAAATTCTCTGGACGTTTCGGTAATAACTGCAGATGAGGAGCCGAGGGCCTCTACTGACGTTGAAGAAGTTCAAAAGCACCCCGATGCCTTTCCGTCATTAAAGGAATCATTCTTAAACGCTTTTAGGGTCATGGATAGGGAACTGAGATCCGTTACAAATATAGATTGCTTCTGTAGTGGGACTACTGCAGTAACTCTCGtgaaacaggtaattatacaaACTGTGGCAGCTTTGGTCAAAAGTTGCGTTCTATCTTATTATGTAGTATGACACCATTACAAATGTTAACTTTTCAGGGTCGGGTTCTTGTAATTGGGAATGTTGGAGACTCTAGAGCTGTACTGGGTACAAGAAATATAGACAATTATATTACTGCTGTACAGTTGACTGTGGATCTTAAGCCTAATCTTCCAGGTGAATTTGCTTCTGTTTCTTGCTGTCTTTGTTTTGAACTGATCTCCTAAGTTTTAATTGCACCATTTCTTGGGCATGCCACTATCCTTGAGCAGTATTGAGCTctacattaaaaaaacaaataatattttctaattttgtaaCCTAGGAACTTTGAAAGCTTGACTAGTAATTTAGATCGAGCTATCCCCTATCCTGCTTTTGTTGCGTATTACTTTCCCGTTGAtgcaaataattcaaaaaattttaaatctcaatctcttttttttattttttatttttatttatttattttttaaattattgatttgtaATATGGGATATGTATGCTCTGTATAGGTCTTAtaccaacaaaataaaaattgtgccCTGCGTATTTTGCTTGTCAATCTTCCTGAAATTTCTGTTTTTGCTATAAGTATTTCAACCAAAtctgtattatttatttatttacaggCTCAGTATATTACTTGCCAAAAAAGAATTGTGCTCTGTATGTTTAGCAAGCCGTGCAATCCAATTTTTTAAATGTACTTTATAAGTATTTCAAGCAattctgttttttgtttattcatttatatatttttatttgattaaatgttGTGTTTTTTTCTGACCCTTTCTCGACATTGATATCGCCTGAATATTGCTGTGTAATTGCCAATTAAAATAGCACTTGGGTTTGTGTAACAACTAACAACTCacaacataaaattataaacctTATTTGACAGAGGAAGCGGAGAGGATTCGCAAATGTAAGGGGCGTGTATTTGCTCTCCGTGATGAACCTGAGGTAGCAAGAGTGTGGCTTCCAAATACAGACTCTCCTGGCCTTGCCATGGCACGTGCTTTAGGAGATTTTTGTCTCAAGGATTTTGGTCTCATCTCTGTGCCAGAAATTTCGTATAGATGTTTATCGGACAAAGATGAATTTATTGTCTTGGCAACGGATGGGGTATATAACTTGGTTTTGTTCTTGTAGCACCTCCTTTCTTGAAGATTTTATTCTAgggaaaattgtacttttcgtccttaagttgTGTAAGATTTGTCCCTATTTGTTGGTTGTGCTCACTTCTCGTTCCTAAGCCTATAACTAACCTTGCAAATTTCGTCCTTtttctaacaaaacattaggaaTGAAATTTGCAACGTTAGTTATAGCTTAGGGACGAGAAGTGACCACAACCTGTTATAAAAAGGACGAAATTTACATTGTCAGTTATAACTTAGGGGACAGAAGTGAGCACGACCAACAAGGACAAATCCTACAATTATCCtttaacttagggacgaaaagtgcaacttTCCCTTTATTTTATCACTTCGAATTTCTAAATTGTtacttttattcttattattttgcattttcttCATGTCCACCCATCATGAATCAATAAATTTTCCAGATTTGGGATGTTCTCTCCAATCAAGAGGTAGTAAAGGTAGTGGCTTCATCAACGCGTTCATCTGCAGCTAAGGCGCTGGTTGAAACCGCTGTTCGAGGTTGGAAGACCAAATACCCGAATTCCAAAGTTGATGATTGTGCGGTTGTCTGCCTCTTTCTCAATTCAAAGTCAAATGATATGTCTTCGGCCTCGAGTGCCAAATACAAGGACAGGGCTGTTGCAACGGAACAGAAGGAGGTCGACCGACATGAAGAGGAGGAACTATCGGACGAGAGTCGAGAGGAAGTGTTAGAGCAAGAGGACTTGAATGAGAAAGTCGGGAAAGAATGGTCTGCTCTTGAAGGGGTGACTCGGGTGAACACCCTGGTGACGTTGCCAAGGTTTGTGCCGGAAAAGGAGGATAAGAAAGCTATTGGAGGGACAAAGACGAAGAAGCAATAAAAAAAGACTCGCTCCTACCTTGAGGTCTGATCATTCCTAAAACCAATTTcactttatttttcatcttatCTCTACTCTACAATGGGGGAAATGATTTGTAAAACCATTGATGTTCATTCTGCACTGGAGAGGTGGACCGGGCTATATTAGTGTGTCTGGGAATCATTGTTTTTCTCCCTCAAGCTAGTGTGGGTAGAATCCGAGTTTCGCTATATCCAACTGGCCATCTTTATTAATGTCTCTAATTTTGCCCGTTGAAGTTGTGTTATTCGGTCAACAATGTTGTTAGTGTGCCGATAATATTTTGTGGCTAGGCTAGGCTAGGCTACTATTGTTTCGAAGTGATTTCGTGTTCTCCCCTTTCCCTATCCCTCAAGAACTTcacaatatattcatttcatttgtgGTTATGGAGTTATCTTGCTTTCATTTCTAAGAGCTGGCTTCTAAAGATATTATGTGAAACTGAGACCAAATGGATGGACCATATTTAGGATTTGTGACAATGAGGCTTCTGGAAATCTTTGTTGTCCGAGGTGGTTGGGGGGTATTGTTTCAACTTTAGTTAACTTTTGGTTGGTGCACAACACACTTTCCTGTGATCCCTGTTGGGGTAGTGCTTTGTCTTTCACCTTTTCAAGATTGCTGAAAGAAATTTTTAACCATAGGATGGATTCTATTCTATTATTCTATGGTTCCACAGAGGCAAATTATGGTCCAAGAGTGCTATGTGGACCATatcaaaaagtacatttttaatatactaaaagtacattatttgtgtactgaatgtacattatacaaaataatgtattttttttttcttgtttttttggaaattacaAATTGGAGGGAAAACCCCGGGGTGAGGGATAAGAAACAAACAACCTACTCTGTCTCTAGTATGAGACGTT is a window of Ipomoea triloba cultivar NCNSP0323 chromosome 11, ASM357664v1 DNA encoding:
- the LOC115996656 gene encoding probable protein phosphatase 2C 33 encodes the protein MGSCLSSESRSPHPCSPMSAIGIQKKKSFKRKAVSRNSSFDCRKEDHLHRIPGRRFLNGSSEVATLFSQQGKKGTNQDAMIVWENFGSRTDTVFCGVFDGHGPHGHMVAKRVRDSLPLKLSAHWEVNTKSQDVLREINLNSVDSLNSLDVSVITADEEPRASTDVEEVQKHPDAFPSLKESFLNAFRVMDRELRSVTNIDCFCSGTTAVTLVKQGRVLVIGNVGDSRAVLGTRNIDNYITAVQLTVDLKPNLPEEAERIRKCKGRVFALRDEPEVARVWLPNTDSPGLAMARALGDFCLKDFGLISVPEISYRCLSDKDEFIVLATDGIWDVLSNQEVVKVVASSTRSSAAKALVETAVRGWKTKYPNSKVDDCAVVCLFLNSKSNDMSSASSAKYKDRAVATEQKEVDRHEEEELSDESREEVLEQEDLNEKVGKEWSALEGVTRVNTLVTLPRFVPEKEDKKAIGGTKTKKQ